TATCGGCCAAACATTAAACTTTTGCTAAAAAACAAAACCTGCACTCTTTCCATGTTTCAAAAACTTATCTTTAAACAAATATTGTTTTCATGATTTACATTTTAGTATTCTTCATTCTTCACTGGTTCTTATCCGTCTTTTTCCAAACCGCTTTTCTGCACCGTTATGCATCCCACAAGATGTTCACCACCGGCGCATTCAGGGAAAAAGTCTTTCATTTCATGACCTGGATGTCACAGGGTTCTTCCTACCTGGTTCCAAGGGCGTATGCCGTCATGCACCGCATGCACCATGACTTCAGCGATACCGAAAAAGACCCGCACTCACCACATTTTTTCAAAGATGTCTTTTCCATGATGATAAAAACAAAAACCATTTATACAGGATTTGTAACAGGAAAACTGACTGCAGCATCAAAATACTGCCACGACTTACCGGTTTGGGAGAAATTTGAATCCTTTGCAGGTCATTATGCCACCCGTATCGCATGGGGGTTGTTTTATATCGCTTTTTACCTCATTGTGATAATAAAATGTGACTTAACCTATTTCTGGTTATTGTTGCTTCCTGTACATTTTTTAATGGGACCTATTCACGGTGCTATTGTCAACTGGTGCGGACATAAATACGGCTATGCCAATTTTGACAATCAGGACAAATCAAAAAATACAGAACCACTTGGTATCTTACTGATGGGTGAATTATTCCAAAACAATCATCACAAATTCCCGAATTCCGCCAATTTCGCAAAAAAATGGTTTGAATTTGATCCCACCTATATCGTATTAATCCTGATGAATTATGCAGGGATAATAAGACTGGTCAAAAAATAATCAGCGTTTCTGTCTGTTTATGTTAGGTAATCTTTTCTGTCTCAGAGTTATAAGGCCTGGCAT
The genomic region above belongs to Sphingobacteriales bacterium and contains:
- a CDS encoding acyl-CoA desaturase, whose translation is MYILVFFILHWFLSVFFQTAFLHRYASHKMFTTGAFREKVFHFMTWMSQGSSYLVPRAYAVMHRMHHDFSDTEKDPHSPHFFKDVFSMMIKTKTIYTGFVTGKLTAASKYCHDLPVWEKFESFAGHYATRIAWGLFYIAFYLIVIIKCDLTYFWLLLLPVHFLMGPIHGAIVNWCGHKYGYANFDNQDKSKNTEPLGILLMGELFQNNHHKFPNSANFAKKWFEFDPTYIVLILMNYAGIIRLVKK